A window from Gemmatimonadota bacterium encodes these proteins:
- a CDS encoding tetratricopeptide repeat protein → MRNILLAALLLYTPLLTDTGPYLTNITTARPDEALRQLSPEDESLLLEDVMYFRRQIEENTSEPANYFNLGLAAVALEKLDTAEAAFLVVTELRPGDADAHFNLGLVYAQQERYDEAIDAFHRVVEMDPDRAEPYYNLGQAYQYTGRLVDSIKSFVEATDRDPDNSLFHYGRGTTEEKLGALGEAAISYTNALSIDPDYVDARFALGRVLLDQRKFQEARDAFRGALQVDAGMAEAYCQLGVIALSEGRVDDAVRSYQNALRIDEASVEAIAGLAQASLRAGQTERAISLYQDALVIDPESAILRYHAGTAFAAAQRHEEALEAYSRAVDLNRAYPEPYLAIGNTLNAMGRQDDARRFLDTFQQLNGFREALSQAESMVRLNPRVAEMHYNMATALTRLGRYEDAVRAFRIATELSPRFVHAFNNLGVAYVELGRFDEARDAYQQAILLDSNYVEAYTNLAWLIARHGEDLDRALELAGKAVEIAPTAVAYETLAIVRNARGDYSEADEAMGNAVRIEPENAQLQQRWEQIREERNGS, encoded by the coding sequence ATGCGCAATATCCTTCTCGCAGCCCTTCTGCTTTACACGCCCCTGCTTACGGACACCGGTCCCTACCTCACGAACATCACCACCGCCCGTCCGGATGAAGCACTCAGGCAACTTTCGCCCGAGGACGAATCCCTTCTGCTCGAAGACGTGATGTACTTCCGACGGCAGATCGAGGAGAACACGAGCGAACCCGCCAACTACTTCAACCTGGGCCTTGCCGCCGTCGCGCTGGAGAAGCTGGACACGGCGGAAGCGGCCTTCCTGGTCGTCACCGAACTGCGTCCCGGGGACGCCGATGCCCATTTCAACCTGGGCCTGGTTTACGCCCAGCAAGAACGGTACGACGAAGCGATCGATGCGTTCCACCGCGTCGTGGAAATGGATCCCGATCGCGCCGAACCGTACTACAACCTGGGCCAGGCTTACCAGTACACGGGTCGGCTTGTCGATTCGATAAAGTCGTTCGTCGAGGCGACGGACCGCGACCCGGATAACAGCCTGTTTCACTACGGCCGGGGGACTACGGAAGAGAAACTGGGCGCCCTGGGCGAGGCCGCCATTTCCTATACCAATGCCCTGTCCATCGATCCGGATTACGTCGACGCCCGGTTCGCGTTGGGTCGCGTGCTGCTGGATCAGCGTAAGTTCCAGGAAGCGCGGGATGCCTTTCGAGGGGCTTTGCAGGTGGATGCCGGCATGGCGGAGGCCTACTGCCAGCTCGGCGTGATCGCGTTGAGCGAAGGCCGTGTCGACGACGCGGTCCGGTCCTACCAGAACGCCCTGCGCATCGATGAGGCATCGGTGGAGGCCATCGCGGGTCTTGCCCAGGCCTCGCTGAGGGCGGGTCAGACCGAACGGGCGATTTCGCTGTACCAGGATGCCTTGGTGATAGATCCCGAGTCCGCTATCCTGCGTTACCATGCGGGTACGGCCTTTGCGGCCGCTCAACGGCATGAAGAGGCCCTGGAAGCGTACTCACGGGCGGTCGATCTCAATCGGGCGTACCCCGAACCCTATCTTGCCATAGGAAACACCCTGAACGCCATGGGCAGACAGGACGATGCCAGGCGTTTTCTCGATACGTTTCAGCAGCTTAACGGGTTCAGGGAGGCGTTGTCGCAGGCGGAATCCATGGTACGGCTGAATCCTCGGGTGGCGGAGATGCATTACAACATGGCGACGGCCCTGACCCGCCTGGGCCGGTACGAGGACGCCGTGCGGGCCTTCAGGATAGCGACAGAGCTGTCGCCCCGTTTCGTTCACGCCTTCAACAACCTGGGCGTGGCCTACGTGGAGCTGGGCAGGTTCGACGAGGCCCGCGATGCATATCAGCAGGCGATCCTGCTGGATTCGAACTATGTGGAGGCCTATACGAACCTGGCCTGGCTCATCGCCCGGCACGGGGAGGACCTGGACCGTGCCCTCGAACTGGCCGGCAAGGCGGTTGAGATCGCACCTACCGCCGTCGCCTACGAAACGCTGGCCATTGTGAGGAACGCGAGAGGGGACTACAGCGAAGCCGATGAAGCGATGGGGAATGCCGTCCGCATCGAACCGGAGAACGCGCAATTGCAGCAGCGATGGGAGCAGATCAGGGAGGAAAGGAACGGATCATGA